From a region of the Sesamum indicum cultivar Zhongzhi No. 13 linkage group LG3, S_indicum_v1.0, whole genome shotgun sequence genome:
- the LOC105156830 gene encoding desiccation-related protein PCC13-62-like yields the protein MAFLSASTTSTTAAFIALLLLHLHGCSAQAIPNSDVDLMEFPLNLEYLEAEFFSYGAFGGGVETAAPNLTMGGPPSVGGRKACLTPLIRDIIAQFALQEFGHLRAIQKTVKGFPRPLMDISVESFATVINNAFGQPLAPPFDPYANDINYLIASYIIPYVGLTGYVGANPNLQSPIAKRVIAGLLGVEAGQDAVLRALLYERAFVKVWPYPYTVAEFTYRISNLRNQLGKDGLKDEGLVVVPQVGAEGRASGNVLAADQDSLSYGRTPEEILRIVYGTGTENVAGGFFPRGANGRIARSYLHL from the exons ATGGCATTCTTGTCCGCTTCCACCACCTCAACCACTGCCGCATTCATTgcactcctcctcctccaccttCACGGCTGCTCCGCCCAAGCAATACCAAACTCCGACGTTGATCTCATGGAATTTCCGTTGAACTTGGAGTACTTGGAAGCAGAATTCTTCTCTTATGGCGCTTTCGGAGGAGGAGTGGAGACCGCCGCTCCCAATCTGACGATGGGCGGCCCGCCGTCCGTTGGGGGTCGGAAGGCCTGCCTTACCCCACTCATAAGAGATATCATTGCACAGTTTGCACTCCAAGAATTTGGACATTTGAG GGCAATTCAGAAGACAGTGAAAGGATTTCCACGCCCACTTATGGATATAAGTGTGGAATCATTTGCGACTGTGATAAACAATGCATTCGGACAGCCTTTAGCGCCTCCATTTGATCCATATGCTAATGACATCAACTATCTTATTGCATCATACATCATTCCTTACGTTGGACTCACCGGATATGTTGGTGCAAATCCCAACCTTCAAAGCCCCATTGCCAAAAGG gTCATAGCCGGGCTTTTAGGAGTGGAAGCGGGCCAAGATGCTGTGCTGAGGGCATTACTCTACGAGCGTGCTTTCGTCAAAGTATGGCCGTATCCTTACACAGTGGCGGAATTCACCTACAGGATTTCAAACCTTAGAAATCAGCTTGGGAAAGATGGTCTGAAAGATGAAGGACTAGTAGTTGTACCGCAAGTAGGCGCTGAGGGTAGAGCTTCCGGCAACGTGCTTGCTGCTGATCAAGACTCATTGTCTTATGGTCGAACGCCTGAAGAAATACTCAGAATCGTGTATGGAACTGGGACGGAGAATGTGGCCGGGGGATTCTTCCCAAGAGGTGCTAATGGTAGAATAGCCAGATCCTATTTGCACCTTTGA
- the LOC105157048 gene encoding desiccation-related protein PCC13-62-like yields MALFSASDASATAFIALLLLLLQGTSTGQEQIPNSDVDLLEFPLNLEFLEAEFFSFAAYGRGLDSMAPNLTKGGPPPVGGRRANLSPLIRDIIAQFALQEFGHLRAIQNTVKGFPRPLLNISAESFATVINNAFERPLLPPFDPYANDINYLIASYIIPYVGLTGYVGANPNLQSTTAKTVIYN; encoded by the coding sequence ATGGCACTTTTCTCTGCTTCCGACGCCTCAGCCACCGCATTCATcgccctcctcctcctccttctcCAGGGCACCTCCACCGGACAAGAACAAATACCAAACTCCGACGTTGATCTTTTGGAGTTCCCCTTGAACTTGGAGTTCTTGGAAGCAGAGTTCTTCTCTTTTGCAGCTTATGGCAGGGGATTGGACAGCATGGCCCCCAATCTGACCAAGGGCGGCCCGCCGCCTGTGGGTGGTAGGAGGGCCAACCTCAGCCCACTCATAAGAGATATCATTGCACAGTTTGCACTCCAAGAATTTGGACATCTGAGGGCAATCCAAAACACAGTGAAAGGATTTCCACGCCCACTTCTGAATATAAGTGCGGAATCATTCGCGACTGTGATCAACAATGCATTCGAACGGCCTCTACTGCCTCCATTTGATCCATACGCCAACGACATCAACTATCTTATTGCATCATACATCATTCCTTACGTTGGACTCACCGGATACGTTGGTGCAAATCCTAACCTCCAAAGCACCACAGCCAAAAccgtaatatataattaa
- the LOC105156832 gene encoding cell wall / vacuolar inhibitor of fructosidase 1: MMKILISVILLIIMVVQTYAESASASQNKDPPLVVSTCKNTPHYRLCLAVLRRSPRSAKADVWELALIAVGAVKTEAERAMDAIKKVRKGGEGKEVAAALKQCEEVYDAVLEGDVQEAEEGLKLGDPKFAENGMADAVVEADSCEGGFAGVGKSPLSRVNSAVHDIAEVARAIIRNLL; encoded by the coding sequence atgatgaaaatccTAATCTCTGTGATTCTACTCATCATCATGGTTGTTCAAACCTACGCAGAATCAGCATCAGCATCACAAAACAAGGATCCACCCCTGGTCGTTAGCACATGCAAGAACACCCCACACTACCGCCTCTGCCTGGCCGTCCTCCGGCGCAGCCCCAGAAGCGCCAAGGCCGACGTGTGGGAGCTAGCCCTGATAGCGGTGGGGGCGGTGAAAACGGAGGCGGAACGAGCTATGGACGCCATCAAGAAGGTGAGGAAGGGGGGAGAGGGGAAGGAGGTAGCGGCGGCGCTGAAGCAGTGCGAGGAGGTGTACGATGCGGTGCTGGAGGGAGATGTACAGGAGGCGGAGGAGGGTCTGAAATTAGGAGACCCAAAATTCGCGGAGAATGGGATGGCGGACGCGGTGGTGGAGGCGGATTCTTGCGAGGGTGGTTTTGCAGGGGTGGGGAAGTCGCCGTTGAGTCGGGTGAATAGTGCAGTGCATGATATTGCAGAAGTCGCTAGAGCTATTATCAGAAATTTGCTTTGA
- the LOC105156831 gene encoding phosphopantothenoylcysteine decarboxylase subunit VHS3, producing MAVFEEEKIFEEEIDGDDDGDEDEEDDDDEEEEEDEEEEVLNSSGGRAQVTSVGDDEEDEDGENEDDEGDDDDDDDDDDDDDEDEEGEEEEEEDLGTEYLIRPVGRAEDEEDASDFEPQENGEEDFDEGDEDDDDDGGKVEAPPKRKRSGKDDSDDSDGGEDDERPSKR from the exons ATGGCGGTGTTTGAAGAGGAGAAAATATTTGAGGAGGAAATTGACGGCGATGATGACGGCGATGAGGACGAAGAGGACGACGATGacgaggaggaggaagaggatgaggaggaggaagtGTTGAATAGCAGCGGAGGAAGGGCGCAGGTCACGTCTGTTGGTGACGATGAGGAGGATGAAGACGGAGAAAATGAAGATGACGAAGGCGACGACGACGACGACGACGACgatgatgacgatgatgatgaagatgaagaaggtgaagaagaggaagag GAGGATCTAGGCACAGAATACCTAATCAGACCAGTTGGCCGTGCCGAGGATGAGGAAGATGCAAGTGACTTTGAACCACAAGAAAATGGTGAGGAAGATTTTGATGAGGGAGATGAAGATGACGACGACGACGGTGGAAAAGTTGAGGCACCACCGAAGAGGAAGCGATCAGGCAAAGATGATTCAGATGACAGCGATGGTGGAGAGGATGATGAAAGACCCTCCAAGCGGTAG